The sequence TGCCCAAAATGATTCCCGTGCTAGGGATTTTAGGTCTAAGTTACCTCTCCTTATCCCTTTTTGCCTTAGCAAAATTTGGGCATTTTAAGGATGTATTTAACCGTCCACCAGCACAATGGCAAAGCCATTTGTTAACCTTATTTGCTTGGTTATTACTTGCGTTTAGTTTAAGTGCCTGTGCAAGCGACCAAGGCTGGGCCTATGGGAGTATTTTATTTATGGGGATCATTTCTCTTGCCGCGATGTTGGTGATTCTGACGTTAAGCTATAGTCCACGTCATTTGCCGATAGGTATTGTTACCGGAAGTGTGTTAACCGGAGGATTAATATTGAGTGCTGGTATCCCCTTATAGATTAGCGTATAAGCCTGTATCACCAAAACACCACTGGACAGAGTCATTAGGTGGAGCAGGCTGGCTTAGATTGATATACCATAAGCCATTTATTAGCTCTCACATTGATTTAAACGCAAACATAGGAATCTTAAGGTGGTTTGAGGTGGATGCCTAAGCTATAGTGCCCATGAGTATCTCAGTTAAGGAGAAAATAATGGGCTTTAACATAACGGTTAACTGGCAAACTTCGCCTGCACAAGAAGGGGAGTTTTGCCGAGACCACAGTATTACATTTGGTAGCGGCCAAACGATTCAGGCTTCTTCAGCGCCAGATTATAAAGGCAATGAACACTATGTAAACCCAGAGGAAAGCTTGCTAGCTGCGCTTTCGTCATGCCATATGCTGACGTTTTTGGCCATTGCTCACCTAAAACGCTTACCGGTTTTATCTTATATCGATGCCGCCACTGCCGAACTAGGGAAAAATGAAGCAGGTAAACTCGCCATCACAAGAATCGTGCTTAATCCAAAGATAATTTTTGCCGAGGGCGTTGAGGTTAGCCAAGAAACACTTGAAAAAATGCACGAAAAAGCACATATAAACTGCTTTATCGCCAACTCGTTAGCGACGGACATTCACATCAAGTTTTAATACTGGTGAGAATAAAAATGGGTGTTGTCTCGGGAACAATGAGACAACACCCTAAATTTGTACACCATTATAGTAACGACATTAACTTAAATTTCAGTTAAATATCGCATCTTAATCTCTAACTAATTAGCGTTAATATCTTGTGCCATTCCTTTTACCGGCATAGGTTGCGCCTTTAAGGCAGGAATAGGTTGTTTCACTAGCTCATCTTTTAGGTAACTTATTGCAGCCTCAAGCTGCGCATCTTTGCCATTAAAGGTAGCGAAAGGTAAGTTATCGACTTCAATATCCGGCGTCACGCCATGGCCTTCAAGCACCCAGCGGCCATCCATTGCATACTGTGGATACTCGGCCACCCGCGCCATCCCTTTATCGGTCAACGCATTTCGCCCAGATAACCACACCCCCGCCCCTGCCGTTTGCTTACCAATCAGCGGTGCAATACCGAGCGCTTTAATCCCAGCGGAGAAGGTTTCGCCGTCGGAATAGGTCAATTCATCGGTTAACACCACTAAATGGCCGCGGAAGGTTTGCTGCATATTGGTGTTTGGCGTGCCGTGGGTGGGTTGCCAAAACGCCCAAGCGCGGCGCAATAACTTCTCAATAATCCAACTATCAATATTGCCACCGCGGTTACGGCGAACGTCGATAATCAAACCCTCTTTATCGTAATTGGCATAAAACTCACGGGCGAAACTTTCAATATCACCACCGCCCATGGCATATAAATGCAAATACCCCATCTTGCCCTGACTCGCATCCTCGACCACTGCCGCATTATGGCTCACCCAATCTAAGTAACGTAACTCACTGTCCACCATGGCACTAACGGGTATGACGATGGTTTTATGGGTTTGGCTACCACGCTTAAGCTGCAGCAAGACTTGCTTGTCCTGGTGATTACGTAAAAGACGCGTGACATCAGCTACATTTTCTACTGGCGTACCGTTAATGGCCAACAATATATCCCCCTC is a genomic window of Shewanella putrefaciens containing:
- a CDS encoding OsmC family protein — its product is MGFNITVNWQTSPAQEGEFCRDHSITFGSGQTIQASSAPDYKGNEHYVNPEESLLAALSSCHMLTFLAIAHLKRLPVLSYIDAATAELGKNEAGKLAITRIVLNPKIIFAEGVEVSQETLEKMHEKAHINCFIANSLATDIHIKF
- a CDS encoding DUF3325 domain-containing protein, which translates into the protein MMPKMIPVLGILGLSYLSLSLFALAKFGHFKDVFNRPPAQWQSHLLTLFAWLLLAFSLSACASDQGWAYGSILFMGIISLAAMLVILTLSYSPRHLPIGIVTGSVLTGGLILSAGIPL